The proteins below come from a single Crossiella sp. CA-258035 genomic window:
- a CDS encoding helix-turn-helix domain-containing protein, whose protein sequence is MPGARLTHQDRQEIAEGLREGLTFAEIAKRLDRPASTITREVARNGGATGYRPNSAQLATTRRARRRPVHRLTTPPATTPAPGQDLVREFEERFTDQLVRNGVPRMMARVLTCLHTTDSGSLTSADLVRRLQVSPASISAAVKFLEEQELITRDRDGNARRDRYFIGDDVWYRAMLASAQVNRELGDTAKEGAQLFGPDSPAGQRLRDVSVFLERVHDNLVLAAEEWRAVRAASQPATEP, encoded by the coding sequence ATGCCAGGAGCACGGCTGACCCACCAGGACCGCCAGGAGATCGCCGAGGGGCTGCGCGAGGGCCTCACCTTCGCCGAGATCGCCAAGCGGCTGGACCGCCCGGCCTCCACCATCACCCGCGAGGTCGCCCGCAACGGCGGCGCCACGGGCTACCGCCCCAACTCGGCCCAGCTGGCCACCACCCGCCGCGCCCGCCGCCGCCCGGTGCACCGCCTGACCACACCACCGGCGACCACACCCGCACCTGGCCAAGACCTGGTACGCGAGTTCGAGGAGCGCTTCACCGACCAACTGGTGCGCAACGGCGTGCCGCGAATGATGGCCAGGGTCCTGACCTGCCTGCACACCACCGACTCAGGCAGCCTCACCTCAGCAGACCTGGTCCGCCGCCTCCAGGTGAGCCCAGCCTCGATCTCCGCGGCGGTGAAGTTCCTGGAGGAGCAGGAACTGATCACCCGGGACCGGGACGGCAACGCCCGCCGCGACCGCTACTTCATCGGCGACGACGTCTGGTACCGGGCAATGCTGGCCAGCGCCCAGGTCAACCGGGAGCTGGGCGACACCGCGAAGGAAGGCGCACAGCTGTTCGGCCCGGACAGCCCGGCCGGCCAGCGGCTGCGCGATGTCAGCGTGTTCCTGGAGCGGGTGCACGACAACCTGGTGCTGGCGGCCGAGGAATGGCGCGCGGTACGAGCGGCCAGCCAGCCCGCAACGGAACCGTAG
- a CDS encoding serine hydrolase domain-containing protein — protein MVLPGRRRRALTVLGVCALAVSVVTPTATADPSRLGPALRAVVAAGVPASYAEAVTGGSPERGVAGTAELGQARAPNPKGRFRVASVTKTFVATVVLQLVGEGKLGLDDPVAGHLPGLLPYPEPITVRQLLGHTSGLPRDIAHWTTLAEVDTLRFQRFGPEQLVRESTTGKPLLFAPGTSFSYSNTGYTVLGLLVEKLTGRPFAVELARRITVPLGLRDTEFPAHQPFLLRPAARGYEQLYPDKPPTDVTTYVMSRVWASGNLISSARDLNRFFAALLAGDLLPPAQLREMTTARPNALGPFGYGLGLMTVAGPCGGPDWWGHGGDFAGFNTWSMHTRAADRQISAGMSMDLTAPPAARLAMLNQVLPAALCTGPASRTATQLTSPDLR, from the coding sequence ATGGTGTTACCAGGTAGGAGAAGAAGGGCGCTGACCGTGCTCGGCGTCTGCGCCCTGGCGGTCAGCGTGGTCACGCCCACCGCCACCGCCGACCCGTCGCGTCTGGGCCCCGCACTGCGCGCGGTCGTCGCGGCGGGGGTGCCTGCCAGTTATGCCGAGGCGGTGACCGGTGGCAGCCCTGAGCGCGGCGTGGCCGGTACCGCGGAGCTGGGGCAGGCGCGGGCACCGAATCCGAAGGGGCGGTTCCGGGTGGCCAGTGTGACCAAGACCTTCGTCGCCACCGTGGTCCTGCAACTGGTGGGCGAGGGCAAGCTGGGGCTGGACGACCCGGTGGCCGGTCATCTGCCCGGACTGCTGCCGTACCCGGAGCCGATCACCGTGCGCCAGTTGCTCGGGCACACCAGCGGCCTGCCCCGGGACATCGCGCACTGGACCACGCTGGCCGAGGTGGACACCTTGCGCTTCCAGCGGTTCGGCCCCGAGCAGCTGGTGCGTGAGTCGACCACCGGCAAACCGCTGCTGTTCGCTCCCGGCACCTCCTTCTCCTACTCCAACACCGGCTACACGGTGCTGGGCCTGCTGGTCGAGAAGCTCACCGGTCGCCCGTTCGCGGTCGAGCTGGCCCGCCGGATCACGGTGCCGCTCGGCTTGCGGGACACGGAGTTCCCCGCGCACCAGCCGTTCCTGCTCCGCCCGGCCGCCCGCGGCTACGAGCAGCTCTACCCGGACAAGCCACCCACCGATGTCACGACCTACGTCATGTCCCGGGTCTGGGCCTCCGGCAACCTGATCAGCTCGGCCCGCGACCTCAACCGCTTCTTCGCCGCCCTGCTCGCCGGCGACCTGCTGCCACCGGCGCAACTGCGCGAGATGACCACCGCCCGGCCCAATGCCCTGGGCCCCTTCGGTTACGGCCTCGGCCTGATGACGGTGGCCGGTCCGTGCGGCGGACCGGACTGGTGGGGCCACGGCGGCGACTTCGCGGGCTTCAACACCTGGAGCATGCACACCAGGGCCGCCGACCGCCAGATCAGCGCGGGCATGAGCATGGACCTCACCGCACCGCCCGCCGCGCGTCTGGCCATGCTCAACCAGGTCCTGCCCGCCGCCCTGTGCACCGGCCCGGCATCGCGCACCGCCACGCAGCTCACCTCGCCCGACCTCCGCTAG
- a CDS encoding agmatine deiminase family protein: MPPNPLSRRTVLHGLTGLSALALTTACSARDSPAPATSPATSPEQVAAPARRFGAEWEPHARTFLSWPAATAIWGADLSGVRADIARLAQAISGFEPVVLLARPEQAEAAQRACGKEVEVVPIPVDDLWARDTVPVFVEEGGKVAGVDLHFNGWGRKQQHDRDGKVAAAVLARYGIPGVATPLVGEGGSLETDGQGTLLVTESSMVNDNRNPGMSRDRVEAELKKALGVRKVIWFAGVRGEDITDAHVDSLVRCTPSGTVLLDQAAPGTAPDSWSRAAAQAKEVLRAATDADGKPLQVVELTQPDPDLVAGYRDTSVISYANFYVANGALFLPRFGDRQADDRAQQVLREHFPSREVVPVAINAIAAGGGGIHCATHDQPR; the protein is encoded by the coding sequence GTGCCGCCCAACCCGCTGTCCCGCCGAACCGTGCTGCACGGCCTCACCGGGCTGAGCGCGCTCGCCCTCACCACGGCGTGCTCAGCCCGGGACTCCCCTGCTCCGGCGACCTCTCCCGCCACCTCGCCGGAGCAGGTGGCGGCCCCTGCCCGGCGGTTCGGCGCCGAGTGGGAACCACACGCCCGGACCTTCCTGTCCTGGCCGGCCGCCACCGCGATCTGGGGCGCGGACCTGAGCGGGGTCCGGGCGGACATCGCGCGGCTGGCGCAGGCGATCTCCGGTTTCGAGCCGGTGGTGCTGCTGGCCCGGCCGGAGCAGGCCGAGGCGGCGCAGCGGGCCTGCGGCAAGGAGGTGGAGGTGGTGCCGATCCCGGTGGACGACCTGTGGGCGCGGGACACCGTGCCGGTGTTCGTCGAGGAGGGCGGCAAGGTCGCCGGGGTGGACCTCCACTTCAACGGGTGGGGCCGAAAGCAGCAGCACGACCGGGACGGCAAGGTCGCCGCCGCGGTGCTGGCCAGGTACGGGATTCCCGGTGTGGCCACGCCGCTGGTGGGCGAGGGCGGCTCGTTGGAGACCGACGGGCAGGGCACGCTGCTGGTCACCGAGAGCTCGATGGTCAACGACAACCGCAACCCCGGGATGAGCCGGGACCGGGTCGAGGCGGAGCTGAAGAAGGCGCTCGGCGTGCGCAAGGTGATCTGGTTCGCCGGGGTGCGCGGCGAGGACATCACCGACGCGCACGTGGACTCACTGGTCCGCTGCACCCCCTCCGGCACGGTGCTGCTGGACCAGGCCGCCCCGGGCACCGCACCGGACTCCTGGTCCCGGGCCGCCGCCCAGGCCAAGGAGGTGCTGCGCGCGGCGACCGACGCCGACGGCAAGCCGTTGCAGGTGGTCGAGCTGACCCAGCCGGACCCGGACCTGGTGGCCGGGTACCGGGACACCAGCGTCATCTCCTACGCCAACTTCTACGTCGCCAACGGCGCGCTGTTCCTGCCCCGCTTCGGCGACCGCCAGGCCGACGACCGGGCCCAACAGGTGTTGCGCGAGCACTTCCCCAGCCGCGAGGTGGTGCCGGTGGCGATCAACGCGATCGCCGCCGGCGGGGGTGGCATCCACTGCGCCACCCACGACCAGCCCCGCTAG
- a CDS encoding serine hydrolase domain-containing protein yields MSGRFRHCVLILALAVASVLPTPAAAAPERDFAKKMDEALAQASAAFGDAGVQAVALRNGRVLWSGTRGAAINEPRQPVTEGTMFSYASLSKLMLTTFVLHQVENRVLELDKPISAYVGDEVAGSRVVTLRMLLTHTSGYPDLYSDPATAPLFPPSAKYDPNRPYTFEQLKAGIREPVEPGARFAYSNTGYIVLGHVLTRTTGGDHGLRRAYRHFLQRAGTRQTPMTEHLVTMDRSAQALRRFAHGYSRQEDGSLQDFFTAYGAKGIPTDLYGLPFTDGALAGTALGAGLVLDAAFARGNLLRPDTVRRMTTPSPQSEASPDGRGYGMGTSRTKSGGRTWQGHGGSYVGFTSMAGTDMARGVTIAVVVNRNQAPHPAEAIWRKLTEVA; encoded by the coding sequence ATGAGCGGCCGGTTCCGGCACTGCGTTCTCATCCTGGCCCTCGCCGTGGCCAGCGTCCTGCCCACGCCCGCGGCCGCGGCGCCGGAGCGGGACTTCGCCAAGAAGATGGACGAGGCGCTGGCGCAGGCCTCCGCCGCCTTCGGTGACGCCGGCGTCCAGGCCGTGGCGTTGCGCAACGGCCGGGTGCTGTGGTCGGGCACCCGCGGCGCGGCGATCAACGAGCCGCGGCAGCCGGTCACCGAGGGCACCATGTTCTCCTACGCCAGTCTCAGCAAGCTGATGCTGACCACGTTCGTGCTGCACCAGGTCGAGAACCGGGTGCTGGAGCTGGACAAGCCGATCTCGGCCTACGTCGGTGACGAGGTGGCCGGCTCCCGGGTGGTCACGCTCCGGATGCTGCTCACCCACACCAGCGGCTACCCCGACCTGTACTCGGACCCGGCCACCGCGCCGCTGTTCCCGCCCAGCGCGAAGTACGACCCGAACCGGCCCTACACCTTCGAGCAGCTCAAGGCCGGTATCCGCGAACCGGTCGAGCCAGGGGCACGCTTCGCCTACTCCAACACCGGCTACATCGTGCTCGGCCACGTGCTGACCAGGACCACCGGCGGCGACCACGGACTCCGCCGCGCCTACCGGCACTTCCTCCAGCGCGCGGGCACCCGGCAGACGCCGATGACCGAGCACCTGGTCACCATGGACCGCTCCGCGCAGGCCCTGCGCCGCTTCGCGCACGGCTACAGCCGCCAGGAGGACGGCTCGCTGCAGGACTTCTTCACCGCCTACGGCGCCAAGGGCATCCCGACCGACCTGTACGGCCTGCCGTTCACCGACGGCGCGCTGGCCGGCACCGCACTGGGCGCGGGCCTGGTCCTGGACGCGGCGTTCGCCCGCGGCAACCTGCTCCGCCCGGACACCGTGCGCCGCATGACCACCCCGTCCCCGCAGTCGGAAGCGAGCCCGGACGGGCGCGGCTACGGCATGGGCACCTCCCGCACGAAGTCCGGCGGCCGCACCTGGCAGGGACACGGCGGCAGCTACGTCGGGTTCACCTCGATGGCCGGGACCGACATGGCTCGCGGGGTCACGATCGCCGTGGTGGTCAACCGGAACCAGGCGCCGCACCCGGCGGAGGCGATCTGGCGGAAGCTCACCGAAGTGGCGTGA
- the menC gene encoding o-succinylbenzoate synthase, whose protein sequence is MTGTRIELRTVHMPLVRPFRTSKGVETEREVLLLRWIGPEGEGWSECAAGPEPVFFAEYLDGAQHVIEHVLLPLLPTAEPVTAARAQRLMRRVPGNVLAKAAVETAILDAELRASGMPLVDYLGGVRERIEVGVSVGIAADLAELLAWVEGYLAEGYRRIKLKIEPGWDVEPVAAVRRAFGDELLLQVDANQAYGSADTQVLLALDEFGLLLLEQPFPADELVAHARLAERIGTPICLDESITGLQSATTALALGAADVINIKPARVGGYLEARAIHDLCRTNNIPVFCGGVLETGIGRAANLALAALPGFTLPADISATSRYYTNDITQSFELVDGCLEVPAGPGSGAVINHDALDSVTTGVRAIDLREAP, encoded by the coding sequence ATGACCGGCACCCGGATCGAGCTGCGCACCGTGCACATGCCCCTGGTCCGTCCTTTCAGGACATCGAAGGGCGTGGAGACGGAGCGGGAAGTGTTGCTGCTGCGCTGGATCGGACCGGAGGGGGAAGGCTGGAGCGAGTGCGCCGCCGGTCCCGAACCGGTCTTCTTCGCCGAGTACCTCGACGGCGCGCAGCACGTCATCGAGCACGTGCTGCTGCCGCTGCTGCCCACCGCCGAACCGGTCACCGCCGCTCGCGCGCAGCGGCTGATGCGCCGGGTGCCGGGCAACGTGCTGGCCAAGGCCGCCGTGGAGACCGCCATCCTGGACGCCGAGCTGCGCGCCAGCGGCATGCCGCTGGTGGACTACCTGGGCGGCGTGCGCGAGCGGATCGAGGTCGGCGTCTCGGTCGGCATCGCGGCTGACCTCGCCGAGCTGCTGGCCTGGGTCGAGGGCTACCTCGCCGAGGGTTACCGCCGGATCAAGCTGAAGATCGAGCCCGGCTGGGACGTCGAGCCGGTGGCCGCGGTGCGCCGGGCCTTCGGCGACGAGCTGCTGCTCCAGGTCGACGCGAACCAGGCCTACGGCAGCGCGGACACCCAGGTGCTGCTCGCGCTGGACGAGTTCGGCCTGCTGCTGCTGGAACAGCCGTTCCCGGCCGACGAGCTGGTCGCGCACGCCCGGCTGGCCGAGCGGATCGGCACCCCGATCTGCCTGGACGAGTCGATCACCGGCCTGCAGAGCGCGACCACCGCGCTGGCGCTGGGCGCGGCCGACGTGATCAACATCAAGCCGGCCAGGGTCGGCGGCTACCTGGAAGCGCGGGCCATCCACGACCTGTGCCGCACCAACAACATCCCCGTGTTCTGCGGCGGGGTCCTGGAAACCGGTATCGGCCGGGCGGCCAACCTGGCCCTGGCCGCGCTGCCCGGGTTCACCCTGCCCGCCGACATCTCGGCCACCAGCCGCTACTACACCAACGACATCACCCAGTCCTTCGAGCTGGTGGACGGCTGCCTGGAGGTCCCGGCGGGACCGGGCAGCGGCGCGGTCATCAACCACGACGCGCTCGACTCGGTCACCACCGGGGTGCGGGCGATCGACCTCAGGGAGGCACCATGA
- a CDS encoding GNAT family N-acetyltransferase, translating to MTIKTGPSLAGVTVRELHTTEECVAAELLLAGVWGTPPHAPPIPADLLTSLLHSGGCVLGAFAGEAVVGLTVGVAGAPGSDSLYSMVAAVAATHAGRGIGLALKQTQRLWALERGAATMVWTFDPLVRRNAHFNLNRLGARVTDYRKDFYPPMNDLVNRADHTDRLVVTWHLADPAPLAPPEDSGPRVLDQDAQGEPLVTGAPADPVLLAWVPPDIETMRREDPAKARRWRLASRTVLARGWTAGYRPAGITAEGCYLLRQEQAA from the coding sequence ATGACGATCAAGACCGGGCCCAGCCTGGCCGGGGTGACCGTGCGGGAGCTGCACACCACCGAGGAGTGCGTGGCCGCTGAGCTGCTGCTCGCCGGGGTGTGGGGCACTCCCCCGCACGCGCCGCCGATCCCGGCCGACCTGCTGACCAGCCTGCTGCACAGCGGCGGCTGCGTGCTCGGGGCCTTCGCCGGGGAGGCGGTCGTGGGGCTCACCGTGGGCGTGGCCGGCGCACCCGGGTCCGACAGCCTGTACTCGATGGTCGCCGCGGTCGCCGCCACGCACGCCGGTCGCGGCATCGGGCTGGCGCTCAAGCAGACCCAACGGCTGTGGGCGCTGGAGCGCGGCGCTGCCACCATGGTGTGGACCTTCGACCCGCTGGTGCGGCGCAACGCGCACTTCAACCTCAACCGGCTCGGCGCCCGCGTCACCGACTACCGGAAGGACTTCTACCCGCCCATGAACGACCTGGTGAACCGAGCCGACCACACCGACCGGCTCGTCGTGACCTGGCACCTGGCCGACCCCGCACCCCTTGCCCCACCTGAGGATTCTGGACCGCGCGTGCTCGACCAGGACGCCCAGGGCGAGCCGCTGGTCACCGGCGCACCGGCCGATCCGGTCCTGCTGGCCTGGGTGCCACCGGACATCGAGACCATGCGCCGCGAGGATCCCGCCAAGGCCCGGCGCTGGCGGCTGGCCTCGCGCACGGTGCTGGCCCGTGGCTGGACCGCCGGGTACCGCCCGGCCGGGATCACCGCCGAGGGCTGCTACCTGCTGCGCCAGGAGCAGGCGGCATGA
- a CDS encoding amidohydrolase family protein → MTRTPRRGVAAVLAAGLLLASPAPAVAAPPELDAIIHGGKVFDGSGAPGRITDVGLKDGRVHRVGDLSRVRARARYDATGLFVTPGFIDVHAHTDTGAPLASAKSSLTQGVTTELLGPDGGGAYEISQQLKELDAVEKGINVAPYVGFNSVWEATMGEKDTRPTAAQSAQMRARIESGMRQGGWGVSGGLGYPPASYARTNEVIDVVRGARAWRTLFTDHIRDETNLVVESTAEDIAIGKAAGLMPEITHLKVAGPRNWGKSATVLRLLREARAAGTHAGGDVYPYTAASTALEFYVPGWAKDGGTAAMLARFADPALRPRIDTETSAFVRDDVGTPDKVVLPELANRSVADLMAEYGGVSIGEAIMRILAAHNGSILAVMHIGSEQDLANFITDPFVAFSSDGGVTDSAQTHPRHYGSYPRVLGRYVRDRGLLSWEEAIRKMTGLPATMVGMVDRGYLAEGMAADVTVFDPKTIGDRATFEQPKQYSVGVRQVFVNGKLALTGGEPTRAAAGQALRRAASMPTRPQNADRDLTASAAGLLRPLEGRGASVVAASLSQRAGERSASGAVLVAGPFGVLRSTRLGRLQTADGWFSVTGIGRLANGTERAFTLTVDEHDPLAGPGQRRATVRIDGTGLSYGSLT, encoded by the coding sequence ATGACGCGCACACCACGGCGGGGTGTGGCGGCCGTGCTGGCCGCCGGGCTCCTGCTGGCCTCGCCCGCACCGGCGGTGGCCGCGCCACCGGAACTGGACGCGATCATCCACGGCGGCAAGGTCTTCGACGGCAGCGGCGCACCCGGCCGGATCACCGATGTGGGCCTCAAGGACGGGCGCGTGCACCGCGTCGGCGACCTCAGCCGGGTCCGGGCCAGGGCGCGCTATGACGCCACCGGCCTGTTCGTCACCCCGGGCTTCATCGACGTGCACGCGCACACCGACACCGGCGCGCCGCTGGCCTCGGCGAAGAGTTCGCTCACCCAGGGCGTGACCACCGAACTGCTCGGCCCGGACGGCGGCGGCGCGTACGAGATCTCCCAGCAGCTCAAGGAGCTGGACGCGGTCGAGAAGGGCATCAACGTCGCCCCCTACGTCGGCTTCAACTCCGTGTGGGAAGCCACGATGGGCGAGAAGGACACCCGCCCGACCGCCGCCCAGTCGGCCCAGATGCGCGCCCGGATCGAGAGCGGCATGCGCCAGGGCGGCTGGGGCGTCTCCGGCGGCCTCGGCTACCCGCCTGCCTCCTACGCGCGCACCAACGAGGTCATCGACGTGGTGCGCGGCGCGCGCGCCTGGCGGACCCTGTTCACCGACCACATCCGGGACGAGACCAACCTGGTGGTCGAGTCCACCGCCGAGGACATCGCGATCGGCAAGGCCGCCGGGCTGATGCCGGAGATCACCCACCTGAAGGTCGCCGGTCCGCGCAACTGGGGCAAGTCGGCGACCGTGCTGCGGCTGCTCCGCGAGGCGCGGGCCGCGGGCACGCACGCCGGTGGCGACGTCTACCCCTACACCGCCGCCTCCACCGCGCTGGAGTTCTACGTGCCGGGCTGGGCCAAGGACGGTGGCACCGCGGCGATGCTGGCCCGCTTCGCCGATCCCGCGCTGCGCCCGCGCATCGACACCGAGACCAGCGCGTTCGTCCGCGATGACGTCGGCACGCCGGACAAGGTGGTGCTGCCGGAGCTGGCCAACAGGTCGGTCGCCGACCTCATGGCGGAGTACGGCGGGGTGAGCATCGGCGAGGCGATCATGCGGATTCTGGCCGCGCACAACGGATCCATCCTCGCCGTGATGCACATCGGCTCCGAGCAGGACCTGGCCAACTTCATCACCGATCCGTTCGTCGCGTTCTCCTCCGACGGCGGCGTCACCGACTCCGCGCAGACCCATCCCCGGCACTACGGCAGCTACCCGCGGGTGCTCGGCCGCTACGTCCGCGACCGCGGCCTGCTGTCCTGGGAAGAGGCGATCCGCAAGATGACCGGCCTGCCCGCGACCATGGTCGGCATGGTCGACCGCGGCTACCTGGCCGAGGGCATGGCCGCGGACGTGACGGTCTTCGACCCCAAGACCATCGGCGACCGGGCCACCTTCGAGCAGCCGAAGCAGTATTCCGTTGGTGTGCGGCAGGTTTTCGTCAACGGCAAGCTCGCCCTCACCGGCGGCGAACCGACCCGCGCCGCAGCCGGACAGGCGCTGCGCCGGGCCGCCAGCATGCCCACCAGGCCGCAGAACGCGGACCGCGACCTCACCGCGAGCGCGGCGGGCCTGCTGCGACCCCTGGAAGGCCGTGGCGCCAGCGTGGTGGCGGCCTCGCTCAGCCAGCGGGCCGGGGAGCGGTCCGCCTCGGGCGCGGTGCTGGTCGCCGGTCCGTTCGGCGTGCTGCGCTCGACCCGCCTCGGCAGGCTGCAGACCGCCGACGGGTGGTTCAGCGTGACCGGAATCGGCAGGCTGGCCAACGGCACCGAGCGCGCGTTCACCCTGACCGTCGACGAGCACGACCCGCTGGCCGGACCTGGTCAACGGCGGGCCACGGTCCGGATCGACGGGACCGGGCTGAGCTACGGGAGCCTGACATGA
- a CDS encoding amino acid permease, with product MRNGVSLREQLLRRKPVHALLGEATGGLRRTIGTFQLTMIGIGATIGTGIFFALSSTVPKAGPAVIVSFVLGAVTAALTALCYAELASAVPVAGSSYSYAYATLGELAAVAVGWCLLLEYAVSAGVIAVTWGQYLNDLTERLFGAQLPAAITAPPGQGGYVNLPAVVLVGLCCLLLVRGARESAVVNTVMVLLKLGILALFVVVGAAGFDAGNLHPFAPMGFAGVGAAAATVFYSFIGLDAVSTAGEEVRDPRRTLPLAILCALLVITAVYVLVALVGIGAQPWTAFEGQQAGLSAILERVTGGGWPGPVFSAGVVISVVSVILIVLYGQTRILYSMGRDGIIPPVFCRIAPRTGTPVAGTVLVGGFVALIAAVVPLDQLANLTSMGALVAFAVVSLGVIILRRREPELKRGFSVPGYPVVPLLSIGCCGYLVYQLPAGTYLLFGGWLLLALAVYLLYSRHHSRLGAHGGKERTP from the coding sequence TTGCGCAACGGTGTGTCGCTGCGGGAGCAGCTACTGCGGCGAAAACCAGTGCACGCGCTGCTGGGTGAGGCCACCGGCGGCCTGCGCCGGACCATCGGGACCTTCCAGCTGACGATGATCGGCATCGGCGCCACCATCGGCACCGGGATCTTCTTCGCGCTCAGCTCCACCGTGCCCAAGGCCGGACCGGCGGTGATCGTCTCCTTCGTGCTCGGCGCGGTCACCGCGGCGCTGACCGCGCTGTGCTACGCCGAGCTGGCCTCCGCCGTGCCGGTCGCCGGGTCCTCCTACTCCTATGCCTACGCCACCCTCGGCGAGCTGGCCGCGGTCGCGGTCGGCTGGTGCCTGCTGCTGGAGTACGCGGTCTCCGCCGGGGTCATCGCGGTCACCTGGGGCCAGTACCTCAACGACCTGACCGAGCGGCTCTTCGGCGCGCAGCTGCCCGCGGCGATCACCGCGCCACCCGGGCAGGGCGGCTACGTCAACCTGCCCGCGGTGGTCCTGGTGGGGCTGTGCTGCCTGCTGCTGGTCCGGGGCGCGCGGGAGTCGGCGGTGGTCAACACGGTGATGGTGCTGCTCAAGCTCGGCATCCTGGCGCTGTTCGTGGTCGTCGGCGCGGCCGGGTTCGACGCCGGGAATCTGCACCCGTTCGCCCCCATGGGTTTCGCGGGGGTCGGCGCGGCGGCGGCCACCGTCTTCTACTCCTTCATCGGCCTGGACGCGGTGTCCACCGCTGGTGAGGAGGTGCGCGACCCGCGCCGCACGCTGCCGCTGGCCATCCTGTGCGCGCTGCTGGTGATCACCGCGGTGTACGTGCTGGTGGCGCTGGTCGGCATCGGCGCGCAGCCGTGGACGGCCTTCGAGGGCCAGCAGGCCGGGCTGTCCGCGATCCTGGAGCGGGTCACCGGCGGCGGCTGGCCGGGGCCGGTGTTCTCCGCCGGGGTGGTGATCTCGGTGGTCAGCGTGATCCTGATCGTGCTGTACGGGCAGACCCGCATCCTGTACTCGATGGGCCGCGACGGCATCATCCCGCCGGTGTTCTGCCGGATCGCGCCGCGCACCGGCACCCCGGTGGCCGGCACCGTGCTGGTGGGCGGTTTTGTCGCGCTGATCGCCGCGGTCGTGCCGCTGGACCAGCTGGCGAACCTGACCAGCATGGGCGCGCTGGTGGCTTTCGCGGTGGTGTCCCTTGGCGTGATCATCCTGCGGCGGCGGGAGCCGGAGCTCAAACGCGGCTTCTCGGTGCCCGGCTACCCGGTGGTGCCGCTGCTGTCCATCGGCTGCTGCGGCTACCTGGTCTACCAGCTCCCGGCCGGCACCTACCTGCTCTTCGGCGGCTGGCTGCTGCTGGCGCTCGCGGTCTACCTGCTCTACAGCCGCCACCACTCGCGGCTCGGCGCTCACGGAGGAAAGGAACGCACACCATGA
- a CDS encoding helix-turn-helix domain-containing protein, whose amino-acid sequence MSESPNVGGTSEELYALADAMAAVIGGSVSIEDLDNRVLAYSSLPEQRIDELRRRGILDRRVPDQPEQVGQYRQVLAAEGVVRLPVLAPDELPRVAVAIRAGERPLGTIWAIEGESPLGETGKSALLDGARLAATHLLRHRGAAELDRQVRENALRSALVGDDAAGEARVRLGLPDPPQLTLLGLAPARRESPLEVPLSAAAARHWAAVSAEAATATINRTVYVLLFSDPPATARRLAEQAVAALESTLDAPVRCALSRTTGEAADLPALRTEVDDILRVTTADPAGLPVAVLGQVHASVLLTHLADELARHPGLRHPGIEAMVEHDRTRRTQYADSVTAWLDAAGNVGEAARRLSVHPNTLKYRLRRVHDLFGVDLLGHPDDRLSCWLQLRCGSRGTG is encoded by the coding sequence ATGTCGGAATCGCCGAACGTGGGTGGCACCAGCGAGGAGCTCTACGCCCTCGCCGACGCCATGGCCGCGGTCATCGGCGGTTCGGTGTCCATCGAGGACCTGGACAACCGGGTGCTGGCCTACTCCTCGCTGCCCGAGCAGCGCATCGACGAGCTGCGCCGCCGCGGCATCCTGGACCGCCGGGTCCCCGACCAGCCCGAGCAGGTTGGCCAGTACCGGCAGGTCCTGGCGGCCGAGGGAGTCGTGCGGCTGCCCGTGCTGGCTCCGGACGAGCTGCCCAGGGTGGCGGTGGCGATCCGGGCCGGTGAGCGGCCGCTGGGCACCATCTGGGCGATCGAGGGGGAGTCGCCGCTGGGGGAGACGGGGAAGTCCGCGCTGCTCGACGGCGCGCGGCTGGCCGCGACCCACCTGCTGCGCCACCGCGGGGCGGCCGAGCTCGACCGCCAGGTCCGGGAGAACGCGCTGCGCAGCGCCTTGGTCGGCGACGACGCGGCTGGTGAGGCGCGGGTCCGGCTCGGGCTGCCCGACCCGCCGCAGCTGACCCTGCTCGGTCTCGCCCCGGCCCGCCGCGAGTCCCCGCTGGAGGTGCCGCTGAGCGCCGCCGCGGCCCGGCACTGGGCCGCGGTCTCCGCCGAGGCGGCCACCGCGACCATCAACCGCACCGTCTACGTGCTGCTGTTCAGCGATCCACCGGCCACCGCGCGGAGGCTGGCCGAACAGGCGGTCGCGGCCCTGGAGAGCACCCTGGACGCGCCGGTGCGCTGCGCGCTGAGCCGCACCACCGGCGAGGCCGCCGACCTGCCCGCCCTGCGCACCGAGGTCGACGACATCCTCCGGGTGACCACCGCCGACCCCGCGGGTCTGCCGGTTGCCGTGCTCGGGCAGGTGCACGCCAGCGTGCTGCTCACCCACCTTGCCGACGAGCTGGCCCGCCATCCCGGCCTGCGCCACCCCGGCATCGAGGCGATGGTCGAGCACGACCGCACCCGCCGCACCCAGTACGCGGACTCGGTCACCGCCTGGCTGGACGCGGCGGGCAACGTCGGTGAGGCGGCCCGGCGGCTGTCCGTGCACCCCAACACGCTGAAGTACCGGCTGCGGCGGGTGCACGACCTGTTCGGCGTGGACCTGCTCGGCCACCCGGACGACCGGCTGTCCTGCTGGCTCCAGCTCCGCTGCGGTTCGCGCGGAACTGGTTGA